ttttattgcccttcataattgcttgttatgttatttgattctcagattcaaaaatgggctctttcaattcacttgccattattctcaaagaaaataaacttactggaccaaactatgttgactggaaaagaaacttgaatattgtgttaactgctgagggcCACAAATATGTGCTTACTACGGCGTGCCCTCCTATACCTGAAGAAAATGCCACAGAACATGAAGCAAAGccttataaagattgggttaaggctgatgagatggcgcggtgttatattttggcttctatgtcgaatatattgcaacatcagcatcaagctatggaaactgcttctgatatgatgcggaaactgcttctgatatgatgctgaacctcaaagaaatgtttggggatcagaatcgggcagcaaggctagttgctatgaaagaattggtgagcatcactcatgttgaagggaccccggttagggatcatgttctaaagatgatagctcttcttaatgaactagagatccttggagctgaaattgatggggaaacccagatcgatttcgttctcaactcactgcagtctgagagttttaagcagtttcgcctgacttattctatgaacaaaatgcatttatctttggcggaacttcttaaggaactccaagcagctgagggtcttttggttgcgaagaaaccaccatcagtgcTAGTGGCTGAGaaggcttctacttctaagccgaaaggcaagaagaagcagaataagtctcagaaaaaggttgtggaggcagttcatgcgccttaaggtggagtgaaaaagcctacgggcaagtgttttcactgcaagcagaaaggacactggaagaaggaatgtccggtttttctcaataaagtgaacaaacaaggtaaatctttttcactagttgttgaatcatgtttagcggtgttatctaccagtacctggtgtgtagatacgggagccactaatcatgtttgcaattcattgcaggggttccaggaaaccagaagactcagtgatagggagatttatctacatatgggaaatgctacgagagtggcagcagttgcagtaggaaatatttttttaaatttttgtagtaataggagtttaattttgagagattgtctttatgttcctactattagaagaaacttggtttcagtttctaagttaataaaggatggatatttggtttattttagtgactctgtggttattaagttaaataaacgttttatctgttctggttcattggtggatgatctctacattataaatcctatatttcctacagtgcaactgcatgaattgaataacactaataatttaccatgcaagagaaaagagccttcgaaattgaaccaaacgtatctttggcacttacgtcttggttatattaatctgaataggatttctagactggttagagatggacctttaggttcattagaagttaaggaacttccagtctgtgaatcatgtttggaaggtaagatgaccaaaaggcctttttcagcaaaaggatatagagccaaagagccgttagaattggttcactctgatttgtgtgggcctatgaatatccaagctagaggtggttttgagtactttgtcacttttattgacgattactcaaggtatggatacatttatttgatgcaccgtaagtccgaatgctttgagaaattcagggagtatagggcggaaacggaaaagcgtttgggtaaatatctcaagacactacgatctgatcgtggtggtgaatacctcttgggagagtttagggactacttgtcagctgaagggattacatcccaattgtcagctccaggtatgccacaacaaaatggtgtagcagagagaaggaataggactcttatggatatggtaagatcaatgatgagttattcagatttaccaatttcgttttggggacatgcactagaaacagcagcgtatattcttaacttggtaccatctaagtcagtaccatctacacccacagaactatggattgggcgcaaacctagtctccagcatgttcgggtttggggtagtccagcacatgtgctgaatgggaacgcagataaGTTGGAATCGAGaacagaagtttgcttgtttgtggggtaccctagaggaacgagaggtggactgttttatagtcctgcggataagaaggtcattgttagcactaatgcccggttcttagaagaggactatgtgatagaccacaaacccagaagtaaaattgttctagaagaattgagaggagagagaccggcacaaacttctttaccaccaatagtgcaggaggaaatgccacaagagatatttgtagaggcacctattgacacatcggtacctcgtcgtagtgggagggttactgttccaccccagtcggtatacgttgttgggagagttttttgaaatgatccctgatgatcaacatgctgaaccctgtaactacaatgagacacttcaagataaagatgtggaactttggcaaaaggctatgaaatcagagatggagtctatgtactctaatcgggtctgggatcttgtagaaccacctgaagggattaaacccattgggtgcaagtggatctataagaagaagagaggggcggacgggaaggtgcataccttcaaagctaggcttgttgcgaaagggtatactcagaaagaagggatcgattatgaggaaactttttcgccagtagccatgcttaagtccattcggattctcttatccattgcggctcatctcgattacgagatttggcaaatggatgtaaagaccgcgttccttaatggaaatctggatgagtgtatctatatggtgcaaccagatggattcatagcaaaaggtcaggagcacatgttgtgcaagcttaagaagtctatttatgggcttaagcaggcatctagatcttggaacattcgttttgatcaagcaatcaagtcttttggttttgatcaatgtccggatgagtcatctgtgtacaagaagcgcaacggaaaagttgtagtgtttttagtactatatgtcgatgatatcctgctcatcggaaacgatgtgggagtgttatcttcagtgaaagtgtggttatccggccaattcgaaatgaaggacttgggagaagctggtcacatcctagggattaagcttatacgagatcgcaagaataggatgttgggcttatcacaagctacttatatcgatgtcattctagcccgttttagcatgcaagattccaagaaagggttcctcccttttagacatggaatcaatctatccaaggatcaatgtcctaaaacacctgaagagatggagaaaatgaaggcagttccttatgcttcggcagtaggaagccttatgtatgctatgttgtgtactagacctgatatttgctttgccgttggcatggttagcagatttcagtctaatccagggcaagaacattggactgcagtgaaacatatactcaagtatctgaaaagaactagagatcatatgttggtgttccagtcagatagtctggtacctcatgggtacacagactcagacttcatgtcagatagggattccagaaagtctacctcaggatatgtgtttaccttgggaggtggagctataagttggaggagtatcaaacaatcttgcattgctgattctaccatggaggcagagtatgtggcagcttctgaagcagccaaggaggctgtttggcttagaaactttttgttggatctggaagtggtcccttcagtgcaatcagccattacactctattgtgacaatagcggtgctgttgctaattcgaaggagccaaggactcacaagaagggcaaacacattgagcgtaagtatcatctgattcgagagatcgtacaGAGAGGTGATGTTGCTGTGACCAAGATTGCATCAGTGAATAACCTggcagatccttttacgaagagcttaccagctaagacttttgatagtcacgtagaaggaatgggagtgagatgcatggcagtatggttttgagtcttagtgggagtttgttaggagattatgtaaaagttatgtttttatatgatggattaatatttaattattaatcagttttatccatttttgatgagaatcttttatgggcaatatttgcatgataattttgtatgttgtgcatgtgtgtcttttattctacatagtagataatccagtgtgtagagtacgacttacacacagaagattaGATCATCGATTCTTGtggaatataagttatggttcacagtcttagatggaatttgacacaccatcggtaggactgtagcacaatattttagtaggtttttcttgactacagggaatggtattaattccaacttattgtgctagtatactttgtgtgtattgaacgggaccgtattgaggtaattgtctttatactaactttataagacaattggaatctcatggttattatgaatgcttatgctcttaattcaaagataattattagaagtatatatttaatgttgttgactttgattcattaaagagtgagatctttgtACGGTAAATAGTCTCGGTGAATTGGGTAgtaacattatgtatatgacaactattaattattaatggaatccacgtcctgatagggattgatgataccccttgagtaagcttataagtttcgattatgtcaaaccctgcaggtggatatttgtatccgacatatcgaataagttaagcggatagtctcaagttaagatgttgattaagtgggagattgttagtaatttattttaatcaacgggtatctgtaatcttaacgtggggagattaatgagtatttaatatcatggagctcataatataattgagataaggacgggagtgcaattataattctgtagtggggtgaattataattagtgaaataagaaatagaatcctggtgggattaagttttcttatttacactgggagcccatacttattactccttaggtccctatcgtagccctatatatacacgttatgctctctaggtcaggatgatgtttttctattattcagtaaatagaggcagacttagagagagcaaacagatcacgaaagagtccacacttggttcgtgctctagacgtgcagggaatacgatagaagatcgtaaggtacggtcgagcagtattcgtggtttatagcaagacgtgctataacaagttcaaccagtgttcgtgtcgcagggagttgaggtagaaccctaattccgctttatagggttttacaatttttgttgtctaatctgtacgcgtcattactgggtcttggggattcagtttcccaacacTGAGCACGTCAGACCACGGGCCAAGGCCTTTCGCAGATGCTTCGGAGGAGGTTCGGGGACGCCAGAGGGCCCCAAGATCATGCCCATACCAGCAACGGTAATTCGGTATTGCTATTGACACATCATTCCATTGCGGATGAAAATAGTTATTCCTAAGCACAACCAAACTTGGGATTGGAAAGTTTATTCTAATCTTATTTCCTTTAATTCCATTCCAGCCTTAATTCCATTCCTTTGTCAATTTCATTCCAtcgaaccaaacataccctaaGTACTGTTTGCCCTTTTATTTTGTAACTTGTCTAATATGTGGTCTACAAATCTGAAGATGCTAATTGATGAGTTGACTTGCCCAAACTTGATGAGGCTTTTCTAACATTATCATAGATTGAGGTTGTATAGGCCAACATAATTTGGTGGTGAAGGCATCATTTTGAATCATAACTTGTCTAGGTCATGAGATCTAAGCAATCACAAACTgcctttttttgtggtttgacaaaaaaaatttatttggctgcatacttttatatttttcgataaaaaaattagagtagCGGTCCATGTAGTTCATTAACGCACTATGAGGTCATAGTACACCTAGGCGAAGCCTCTTGAGAGATTATCACCAAGATTTCAACCGCTCATTTTATCGAATTTGTTAATCGATTTATTTGTGTAAAAAACTAGGTTGATTGGACATTGTTAAACACATAGTGAGATCGATGGagtatttttccaaattttgatcATTAGTATGATTTAGAGAACGAAGGTAAATGTTCACCTGATCACAAAATGAACTATTTGGATTGTGACGATGTATGTATAATACAATTTCGTTGGTGCACTGCATAAATCTAGGGtccaaaaaattcatttgtgATTGGAGAATGAATTGGAAGTAATGGTTTAAATGATTAATTATCAAGAGGCCAGTGAATTAAGCTTGGTGGTTGAGCCTCAACCGTTGACGCTTCTTTTTCTATTACCTCAAGTTCAAGGCTTATTATTATAAGCATCATTGGCATGTCAACGGGTTGCATTGTCAGCGGTTGCCATTGCCATTGGCACAAAATTAAGTTTGATAATTGCTAAATTTGTCAACTCAAAATTTCTGTTTATCTTTCTAGTGATGTGTCTATATATGACTTTCGGTTTTATGAAATTGTAATTAAGAATAATGTTTGCAACTTGGGCTTAGATTAATCatcaaattaattataacttttggTCATATAGCTTGCTCGATCATATGTTAATGACACatatgaaagggaaaaaaagaagaaaaggttcTCTAATGTACACAAAACATTTAAAAACACTAATATCGAATTAATTTAATGTAATTTGGGATTCTACATATATGTCAGCTGgtagttactccctccgtccctttttaagtgtcccgcttcataactccaacttattaagaaaatatcattattacacttttcacatcaacttttacctccactttccctacttaccctctatggagatatcatcattacatttttactcactaacgtttcaaaaaggaatctacttttaggggcaaaatagaaaatatacccacttttacccattaactttacaaaatggacacttattaagggacagcctaaaatggaatactggacattaaaaaggggacggagggagtacaagcTAGTGGCTTGACCTGTAAAATGAAACCTTAAATTAGATTTTCTTTCTTGTGGCCAAATTAAATTTGGTTTAGCACCCAGCCCGTAACCTATGCGAGCAATccattgactttttttttttaatcggcgtaACCCATTGACTTACTctagctttattttttttcgaaatAAAGTCTTCGTATGATATCAGCCACGTTGTTGACGATATAGTATTTGGTATGTAGATAATCTTCAGCAATACCTAGCCAAGGGACGCGAGAGCGGAGCCTCCACGGGGCAATTACGGACATTGACCTTAACTATTTGTAATACAATTGTATTATAATCAGGGTAAAGTGAGTTTCAGTGAAAACACGAAAGAAGACGAGAGAAAACTATTCTCAGAGAAAAGACTTgcacgtcaatttttttttagtttagtaCTTCGGAATGATAGACTTGTGCTATATTTATTCTTCATTATAGCGGATTAGTGTGACTTCCATGGTTTTTCCTTGCTGTGTGGTTTCTGTGATTTTAGATTCTAAGATCCGTAGGAGTGTTGTGGAATTAAACATGCACGTAATTCAATTCCTAACATGTACCTGCTAAGcattttgtttttaagaaactttATAAACAAGGAAAGGCGAATTTAGctgttaaaacattttttttctttagaaacTTAACACCATTTTGTTCTTAAGAGACTTCGTACAGAAGGAAATGCGAATTTAGCTGTTAAAGCATTTGGTTCTTAAGAAACTTTGTACACAAGGAAATCACTAATTTCCTTCtctattttgtcaccaaaagagAGACTTATTTTCTTTCTGCTCactattggttttgttttttgtgcgACTTTTCTCACTTTCAGTCGTTTGCCGTAGTTTTAGGTGTTTCAACTGAAAgcatccaaaatttaaaaattctgACGAAATTGTGAAAAGCACAATTGTTGTTACAAGAGATGGATACGTGGAAAGGTTGATTTACCTATTGGTAATGGAATATTGCATTTAGCACCACATAGCCATTTTGTAGGGAATTTAGGTTGATTTACCTATTGGTAATGGAATATGTCGGGGCCAAAGTTGAAGTCCCATTAGGCACTATGAGCGCTAATGAGTATCTTGGCCCCTGCAAGAGGTTATAGAAAAGCATTGAATCCGAGACTAGTACTCCAACTACTTCTTTATTGAACCGACCACTTAGGGGCATAGAAAGTCAACAGGAAGACTTAAAgtgtacaaaatatttttctcccaaTGTaataagttttttgtttttattttgcttttttaaTTCTTAAACATTTGTTTGTCTCATTTTTGCTGTTTACGATCTAGAAAAACCTACACTGAAAATAACATTACGATAATATTggtaaaataaaaacagaattaggaaaataaaaacaaatagacGTGTAAACTATGTTGGATTGGCATGACATGTTTAGAGATTACTTAAAATGGGTATAATGAAAACTACATAAAATAATAACTGCTACACATTTTGCCAATGTTGCTCGAAGTTTTCCATAgctataaaaaaatttcagacTCCCAAAGTTATTAGAAACTTTTTTTAACAGGAAAATGCTTCAATCCATGCGCGCTTGCCTAAAGGAGGATTGACTTTCATTGGGCATGTAAGCGACTACCACTTTTTGCCCCAAGTTTTTCAATTGAGCCCCCAGATTGAGGAGCCTCAAGGCTAGATGACGGGTGCAATCTCGACTTTTTGCTGCTACTGTTCATGTGCTATAGCTATTTTAACATTTTATTGTATTggatttttgtacttttgcCATTTTTCGTCTGTGTCCCATTTGCCAGTGTAACTTTGTCTagttttgtcttcttcttcaagGGTTTTCTCGCAAAATTGTTTAGTATTCAATGAGTTCTCTGAGGTAATCTTGTGagatcttgagagagagagagagagagagagatgagagtagTAAGCattaaagagagagatagaggcaGAGAAAGCGAATCAACTAGGGCTTGTTCATTTGGGGTACTCAAAACCCCTTCGCACggtcccaataaattttctctatctatctatctctacTCATTACATTTTAAAACTTCCCCCAAAATCCAAACTGAACAAACCCCCAGAGATTTGATTCTGATTTTGAGGATTATTCGGCATCCAATGGTGGAGAAAGAATGTGCGTTAGGTTTTTAAATCAAGCTTAATCAAGTTAATATTTGGCTTATTCAGTTATGATGTTTAAAttcaagttttttgttttttggtcaaaaattgaGAAGATTATATTTgtccaaagacgaaactaaaCTCTTGAgaaaacgagagacaaaactctcacaaatcAAATGACAAGTCGTTAAACTGaagagacaaaagaaaaaggaaacaaattaaaagaaaagtaTGGTGGCCTTCCCCTCCCACGGCCGTACATAGGTGTGAAACCCTAGGGAGGAGGGTAAGggagaagaaaaatattggtAGCAGCTACATCAACAAATTTCGTTGGGTTGTGGCTTTCAATTTCTGCCCGAGCTGTAGGATTATAACCCATCAGAGTTAATTATTTTCTCACGCTAATAGTAAGTTGTTCGATCGTAAAATGTTTATTTGGGTTGTAGGCCTCTATGCATTAGCCGACTTTTTACCGCggtaatttttgttgttgttgttgttttatGTTACAATCTGTTTTGTCTGAACGTTTTAGATTTAAAATTTGACCAaacagaaaataacaaaaaaaactgtGCCAAAAAATCACGTGGTGGTGCCCTTACTTCCATCGTAAGGCCGAAGGTACCCTTACTTTGATCGTAGTCATTATTCTTGCCTTCGAGAATTGTTGTTTCGGGCCACTGCGAATGGTCCTTTCTTTTgagtgaccaaaaaaaaagtcctttCTTTCTCGCAGTATTTCGCTACTTGTTTTTTTAGCACACAAGTTGTTCGATTGTTACCCCCAATAGATTTTCTTATTGGCCTCAGCCTCAAGTTGTTCCAGATGACGAAGTTTTTTATTCGGAATGATGTAGTTGTGTAAGGTACTGCCAGTATTTCCCATTAGATAAATACATTCTCATGTCATACCCACATATCAGTGTGTCAACtccgtggagagagagagagagagagagagagagagagagagagagagagagagagagagagagctatagTCAACGGAATGGGTATTAAAAGAGGAGAAAGAATTGGAGAAAGCTAACCATTTCCATCTCCTTCCTTCTCTAGCTAATATGGGTTCCTTTCCATTGATATTCTCAATCGTGTTATCTTTTTCTGTTCTTGCATCTTGTTCTCCTACATCAACAAATTTCATAATATATCCAAATTTCACTGCTTCAAGTGTCCATTTCATCGATGGTTCCGTTGGCTTCTTAACCTCCCCAAACGTAACGTTCAAAGCAGCTATCTTAAGTCCAGGCGGCCAAGGAGGTTCAGGAAGCAACTACTATTTGTGCGTCGTTCACGTGCCTTCCAATACCATCACCTGGTCTGCTAATCGTGACGCACCCATTTCTACTACAGGAATCATGAATCTTTCTGCAACTGGTATTGTAGTCACAGAAGAAGACGGCAGTTTAAAATGGTCGACTCCTACGTTAAATTCTTCGGTCTCGTCACTACAGTTAACTGAGACCGGGAATCTTTTGCTAGTCGATCAATCTAATGCTACTCTTTGGGAGAGTTTTCTTTATCCAACAGATACGATCGTGATTGGCCAGAATTTGTCCGTAGGGGTATTTCTGTCCAGCGCAGTATCAAGTACTGACTTGTCAGTTGGCAGTTACTCGCTTTCAGTAACTGCCTCTGATGCTTTACTACTGTGGCAGAATTCGACTTACTGGAAACTCTCGATGGATACCGCGGCTTACACCTTAAACTCGAGTTACCCGGTGGAGTACATGGCGATGAACCAATCAGGTCTTTATTTGTTCGGTAATAATGGTTCTGTAGTCGTAATGCAGGTGAACGTATCTGTATCAAAGTTCGGGATTGCCAAATTGGATTATTCTGGCCAGTTCAGTGTCAGTAGCCTTACTGGTACTGACTTAACGCCAGTACTCGTGGGGCCGGATGATAAATGCCAAATCCCGTTCATATGCGGAACGCTTGGTTTGTGTACTGACGATGACAATATTCTCGTATGCTCGTGCCCATCCAACTTCTATTTGATCAGTTCACAGGGCCAGAATTCAACCATTTGTATGCCAAATGACGGTACTTATTCCTTGTCAAATTCTTGTAATTCCACTGATAACAAGAATATGAGTAACTCCTCATTTTCATATTTGAGCCTTGGCAATGGTATTGACTATTTTGTTAATGATTTCACGGGCCCTGCGAAGTCCGGTGTAAACTTGTCTGTCTGTGAAGATCTCTGCTCAAGCGATTGTTCTTGCTTGGGAATTTTCTATGACAACTCATCGGATTCATGTTATGTCCTTCAAAACCAGCTAGGATCAGTTATGTCTAGTAGCAATAATGATCGCGTGGGTTTTGTTAAAGCAATAGTTGGGCCTTCGCCTTCTAATAGTGGTCACTCACTTGGGTTTCCTATAGTTGCTATAGTGCTATTGCCTTTAATTGGATTCTTCCTTTTTGCTGCTTTGGGATTCTTCTTGTGGAGAAGATCCAAAAGCTCTACAACTTGGAAGTTAAATTCCAACAATCAGGTCGATCCTTCTTCGGATGACTTGGAGTTGGATGCCTTCTCCATCCCAGGATTACCTGTAAGATTTGGGTATGAAGAGCTCGAGGCAGCTACTGATAAGTTCAAGAATATGATAGGGTCAGGTGGGTTTGGTGCAGTGTACAAGGGTACACTCCCTGATAAATCACTTGTGGCAGTGAAAAAGATCACTAATTTTGGTATTCAAGGGATGAAGGATTTTTGCGCTGAGATAGCAATCATCGGAAATATTCACCATGTCAATTTGGTTAAGTTGATAGGGTTTTGTGCTCAGGGGAGTGAAAGATTGTTGGTTTATGAGTATATGAACCATGGGTCTTTAGACCACACCCTCTTTAGGAATGGATTAGTCTTAGAATGGAAAGAAAGGGTTGCAATAGCTCTTGGGATGGCGCGTGGACTTGCGTATTTGCACAGTGGGTGCCAGCAGAAGATCATCCATTGTGATATCAAGCCTGAGAACATACTCCTGCACGACCATTTCCAGGCCAAAATCTCAGATTTCGGGTTATCGAAACTTCTTAGCTCCGAACAGTCTACTTTATTCACGACAATGAGAGGAACTCGTGGATATCTTGCTCCTGAATGGCTTACTGGCTCTGCAATCTCTGACAAGACTGATGTTTACAGTTTTGgaatggttttgttggaaaTTGTAAGCGGAAGGAAAAACTGCTCTTTACGAACGCAATGCGAAAGCAAGGAGAATGGAAGCAGCGGTGGTGGGTACTCATCTTCTTCAGGACAAGGGCTTGTTTATTTCCCCATGTTTGCTTTAGAGATGCATGAGCAAGGAAGGTACTTGGAACTTGCGGACCCCAAGCTAGAGGGGAGAGTCACTAGTGAAGATGTGGAGAAGTTGGTGCGTGTGGCTTTATGTTGTGCGCACGAGGATCCAACGCTTAGGCCAAATATGGTTAGCGTCGTTAGCATGTTGGAAGGTGATATCCCTTTAGGCGAGCCGAAGCTAGAGTCTCTGAACTTTCTGCGATTTTATGGGCGTCGATTTGCTGAGGCTTCTATGACAGAAGAGAATAATGGGCAAGATGATTTGATATTTCCACAGTGGAAT
The sequence above is drawn from the Rhododendron vialii isolate Sample 1 chromosome 6a, ASM3025357v1 genome and encodes:
- the LOC131329327 gene encoding G-type lectin S-receptor-like serine/threonine-protein kinase At5g35370 is translated as MGSFPLIFSIVLSFSVLASCSPTSTNFIIYPNFTASSVHFIDGSVGFLTSPNVTFKAAILSPGGQGGSGSNYYLCVVHVPSNTITWSANRDAPISTTGIMNLSATGIVVTEEDGSLKWSTPTLNSSVSSLQLTETGNLLLVDQSNATLWESFLYPTDTIVIGQNLSVGVFLSSAVSSTDLSVGSYSLSVTASDALLLWQNSTYWKLSMDTAAYTLNSSYPVEYMAMNQSGLYLFGNNGSVVVMQVNVSVSKFGIAKLDYSGQFSVSSLTGTDLTPVLVGPDDKCQIPFICGTLGLCTDDDNILVCSCPSNFYLISSQGQNSTICMPNDGTYSLSNSCNSTDNKNMSNSSFSYLSLGNGIDYFVNDFTGPAKSGVNLSVCEDLCSSDCSCLGIFYDNSSDSCYVLQNQLGSVMSSSNNDRVGFVKAIVGPSPSNSGHSLGFPIVAIVLLPLIGFFLFAALGFFLWRRSKSSTTWKLNSNNQVDPSSDDLELDAFSIPGLPVRFGYEELEAATDKFKNMIGSGGFGAVYKGTLPDKSLVAVKKITNFGIQGMKDFCAEIAIIGNIHHVNLVKLIGFCAQGSERLLVYEYMNHGSLDHTLFRNGLVLEWKERVAIALGMARGLAYLHSGCQQKIIHCDIKPENILLHDHFQAKISDFGLSKLLSSEQSTLFTTMRGTRGYLAPEWLTGSAISDKTDVYSFGMVLLEIVSGRKNCSLRTQCESKENGSSGGGYSSSSGQGLVYFPMFALEMHEQGRYLELADPKLEGRVTSEDVEKLVRVALCCAHEDPTLRPNMVSVVSMLEGDIPLGEPKLESLNFLRFYGRRFAEASMTEENNGQDDLIFPQWNASSDSSRSSLLLNTSRMSSQQISGPR